A segment of the Crinalium epipsammum PCC 9333 genome:
GTAACAGTTGTTATAGCTACCGCTTGTAATAGTAATGAGTAAAAATGTTGTGCCGTAAATTTAGTGCTGATAGGCTGTTCAACCCTATTAGTATTTAATTTATATAACTATAAAAAATAGATAGTTTACCCAATATGATTATGATTGATTAAAATTAATCGCTAATCAAAAGAAGGTTAATCAATGTAAATTAATTAGCCAAATAATCAAGGATTATTTAAATTGCCTGTTCTGAAACTACTAACGGTACTTAGACAAAAACCACAATTTGCACTGCTAAGTCTATGCTGATTTCCTTTCCACCAAATCAAATTCTTGCAAATCATCCAGTTTAAGTGGGATGATACCCCGCCCGATCCGCTCCACTAATTCTGAGCGGGACACACCGAGTCTTTCCGCGATCGCATCTATACCTTTGATACCAGTAGGAGTAACTGTGAGGGTATAGCGCCCTTTTAGCTCGTCCCACATTTCGGGCTGACCTTTCGTATTTTTATGCCCTTTCTTAGACATTGCAACCAATCAGCATTTATTTATACGGTAATTCTAACCATTAAATAGCAAAACTGTGTTATGTTAGCGAGTAAGCATACGCTTTGTATGTAACCTAAAATACTCACCAGTAAGACGGGTACCAACCAGAACTGGTGAGTAATTAAACCTCATATTCAAAGAGGGGAGTTATCCCTATGTTAACTGATCTTCACAGTCGGCGTGAATCCTTCTATGCAAAAATAGGGGGTGCAGCGTGACCAAGTTCACCCCTACCCGACGCGGTAATAATTGTCCTATATGTGGCGATAGTTCTGGAGATTGCCGGATAGTTGATAAGATTGTACTTTGTCACACTGGCATTGATAGTGATGCTGGCATTACAGGTTGGAAATACCTACACAACGATAAATCAGGGATTTGGGGCGTTTATGTTCCCGATACTGGAACCAATGAACAGGGTAAAAGCTGGCAGGATGTAGCAGAAGAACGTAACCAGCGCAGACAACGTGAGCGTGAACAACAGCAAGCAAAATCATTGCCAGCGAGTGAGCGCAACAAACACTATCGTGCGATCGCCAAAAAATTAACTCTTAGCCAAAAGCATCGACAACATTTATTAGAGCATAGAGGGCTAACAATAGCCGAGATTGACTTTGCCTATCAACAAGGTTGGATCAGAACATGGATTCCAGGACAGGAAGTTTTTGGCATATCTGCCAATTTAGCAGGTGTCAGCACAGGTCTTGGATTTAAACAATCCCTAGTAGGGGTTGATGGCTTTACTATTGCTGCTTGTGATATTGATGGTAACATCACAGGTCATCAAATCGCTACAGATGACCGTGAAAAGTTTGCTAAGTATATTTGGTTGTCCAGTGCATCTAAGGGCGGTAGCAGCCCACATTTGCCTAGTGGTGAACTGCCTTTATTTGTCTGGAAGCATCCAGAATGCAAAGTAATTAGTGAGGTTCAGTTTGCCGAAGGTGGCGTAAAATCGCTTATAGTCGCTCTCAAGCTGTGGTCACAAGGTCGTACAGATATAGTTGTGGTCGGTGCTGCTGGTGGTAATTTTGCTGGTAGTCCAGAGTTATTAAAAACTGTATTAGACCGAATTGTATCCCCTAAATGTTTGCTGTATCCCGATGCAGGTGCGATCGTCAATCCTCACATTATGATCCAATACCGCAAACTCTACCACTTACTACTAGAGTGCGGTATTGACTTAAACGTTGCTTGGTGGGGTCAAGTTGATAAAAATCACCCAGATATTGATGAAAAACCCGCAGATGTTAAAGTCAAAATTATTACATTTACAGATTTTGATGATTTAGCACCAAGAAATGATTTTCATGTCAGTAGTGAAAAACAAACTTACTATTGTTTCGACTGTGGGGAGAGTGGCAATGCTATCCATTTCTTAATGGAAATTGGTAAACAATCATTTACTGATACCGTCCTAAAGTTAGCAGAAAAGCATCAAATACCCATAGCTTGGGACACTGATAAACCCAACCGTGTAGCACGAGAAACCATTGAGTTAGTCAAGAGTAAAACTGATATTGTAGAAACCATATCAGAACATTTAACCCTATACAGCAGAGGTAAGAATTTTCAGGGTAATTGTCCATTTCATAATTCAGAAACGCATGGCGAACGTCACAAAGAAAGAGCGAGTATTGAGGAACCAGATCCGGTAGAGTATGAAGCCTACAATAAAAAGCTTGAAGATGAAGAAAAAGGGGAGGAAGCATACCAGCAAGATCAACAACGCCAATGGCGTGAGCAGTACCATGATAGAGCTAAACACGCATGGAACAAAGCTAAAAGGTTTACCCCGACTCATAAAATTAATAGTAAATATTTTGACTTTCCTATACCTGAAGCTGGTTATCTTACTGCTGTTAAAAGTGGGTTAGGAAGTGGTAAAACTGAGTGGTTACGTCGTGCTGTGGAGTTATTGCCGGATGAAGGTTGGGTAGCACTGGGATATAGAAACTCACTACTACTACAATCGTCTGAGCGATGGAATTTCAGCCACCTTCATATACACAAAGCTTTTTTACTCATCAAAGATCCACGTTGTAAAATAGCTTGTTGTGTTGACAGCTTAGGGCATTTTGAACCAGAAGACTTTGACGACAAAAACCTGATTTTAGACGAGGTAATGTCGATCATTAAACATCTGTTGTACGGTAGCACGATTAAGGATAGACGTACACAGATATTAGACAAATTTACTGAGGCTGTGCGACGTGCCAAGCGGGTATTTATCCTTGATGGAATGCTGGCAGACTGGGCGGTTAACTACATTCAACAGTTGCGAGGTGACGATAAAGTTACCAAGATTGATAATGAGTATAAACGAGAGCCACTGAATATTAATTTCTACTTAGGTACATCAAAATTAGATCAACTTAGACCCAATGATAAATCGCCATTAGTATCAAGAATTAGACGCTCAGTTGAGCCAATTTGCATTTGTGCAGACTCTCAGGTATTTTGTGAAGCTATTGAGGAAATTCTGATTGATGCTGGTATGGAAGGTATCAGAATTGATGGTAAAACTATTAGTGACGCTAAGAGCAAAGATTTCCTCAAAAATCCTAATGCTTGGATTGAGAAAAACCGACCGGATTATGTAATACTTTCACCAACTGCTGAAAGTGGCGTTGATATTAGCATCCTTGGTCATTTTAAAGATCAATACTGCTTCTTTTTTGGTGTGATTGATGTTGATTCGATGCTTCAGTTCTTAGGTAGAATTAGAGATATTGCTACCCAACGTTGGATCTGGTGTGCTGAATTCGGATTAGATGACAACGAGGGTATGCGATCGCCATTCCCAAGTCAGGTAGAAAAAGCTTTGCAACAATTCTTAATTGAGGATGGATTAAGAGTAATTGAGGGTTTAGATAATAGTGATGCGCTCGCCAAATTACTCCAAGATATTGTTGAGGCTAACAAATCTATCCACCATAAAGTTTTTACCTCATTAAAAGCCACAGATAACTATGAACGGTTCAACCTACGCGCCTGTCTACTAGAATCGTTACAAAAAGCCGGACATAATGTTATTGAGTTTACGGGCAACCACAATGATGATGCAGCTTTTAGGTATAAGGAAGCATCAGAGGAAGTTAAGCAACAAACCAGTGCCGATATTTTCTACTCTGATAATATTGATGCAGAACAAGCGGAAACTATCAGCCGTAACTATTCCGCTACTTGGGAAGATCGCTGCAAAGTGATGAAAGCGCAACTTTTAAAGCGTCTACCAGGAATTGAAGCAACTGAGCGTTGGTTCCCAGAATTTATCTACAAAGTACGGTATGAGGATCGCAATTTTATCAATAAATGTCAGCTTTATTGGTTGTTAACACATCCAGAGGCAGCTTTATTACAACAGCGAGAACGATGGCATTGGTTTATCAAACAGGAGAAAGTATTTTTAGGAGATTTCCGTAGTGATTTCTCAAAGGTGTGGGCATTGCAACAATTGGGCATTTTGGAGTTGATTGAATCTAAAAATGTTTGGAGTGATGAAAGCCCAGAGTTACTAGAACTGGTAAAGCGTGGTAAGGATAAAAAAGTAGCATCGGCACTTGGTATGAGTGTTGGGCAATCTACGCCAACAGCTTATCTACGTCGGGTATGTCGGTTGATTGGAGTCAAACTCAAGCATGATAGAAAGCGAAAAAATAAAAAGCAAATAACTCTCGTATCTATATATCAACCTGCCCTTCACGATCCAGACAGGCTAGTAATTCTTGAATGTATTGATCGTAGATTGCAGAAATATGTCACAGGAGAAATACCAGTTATGGACTGGGGATTAACCCCAACACAACCCAACTGTCACACACCAGTAATGGCTACAGTCGCAGAAAATGAAACAGCCCCCAAAACACCCGTAAATCAACCTCAAACCCAGATAGAGCAAAAATTACAGCCTGTGCAAGTTTTCCCTGATATGTATAACAAACATAGTAAAACTTGCACAGCCAATGAGGAGACTATTACCCCCCAACTGGCACAAAAAGAAGAATTAACTATTGAGGAGGAGTTAGAGGTTGAGGACTGCTTAAGTATCCTCAACCCCGTTGATAATGAGGAACTGCTGCACGATCGGGAATTCCATCTAAGCATGATGGCTGAACTTAAGGGATTGAGCCAACGGATAAAATGCGCTTTTTGGTCACGCTTACCCAATTGGCGGCGGCTACAGTTGAAGCAATGGCAGATGGGTCATGCTTAACCAATTTAAGTATCCTTGCCAAACTCACGAAAACTCACATTTTTAACTATTAGGGATGAATAAGCGCAAAGCTGTCACTAGGGGCAAGATAATAAATTTATGACAGAAACCACAACACAACCAGAAAACAATTATATTCCCCAAGAAGATGTTGAAATAGACCCTGTTACCGCTTACTGCAACTGGGTTTTAGGAAAACCATTTAAAGATAGTATTGCCAAGCTGGACAAGGCTGGTGTAATTGCATACGTTAATCACATTACCAGTTCGTTAACATCAGTTCAGGAGCCAGCGAAAAGCTTTTGGAAGGGATATAAAGCTGGAATATTAGGCACAGAAAAGTTAGCAGATGATGAAATATTTGCTATAGGGTACGATGCAGCATTAGGAATAGTTAAGCCTCCATTACCTAAGCGTAAACCCAAAAATGTAACAAGCACAACTTAAGGTAATAGATGCTTAGAGAGTCTAACATTGTACCTTTTTACACCGATATTATTAGTATTTCGAGTGAGGTTACTTTTCATCTACAAAACACTGCGATCGCAGTGTTTAGAAAAAACTAAAAACGGACGTAAAAGGAACTCTTTTCGTTACGCTGCAATTATGACCACTTATCTAGAACATTAGTAGGTTTCGCTCTATGAAACTCTCCCAAATCCAAAAACAAATTAAATATGTCACTAATGCTGCTGGGGAAAAGACAGAAGTTCTGATCCCTGTTGAAATTTGGGAAACTATAAAAGAGCTTCTGCAACCAATAGAAAGCGGACTAGATCCAATAGATTCTAACGAACCCAAAGCCCAAATTTTAGCTGATTTGCAAGAATCCATTCGACAAGGGAGAACAGGGCAAACCTACCCTGTTTCAGCACTATGGGATGATATGGACAGCTAATATTATGGTTGAAGTTCGCTTTACTCAAACATTTAAGCGTCGTCTTAAAGCACTTTCTAAACGGTATCGGCAGATTCAACAAGATATTCAACCTATCATTGACGAGCTTCAAAATGGACAATTCATCGGCGACCAAATTTCTGGAACAGATTTTACCGTATTCAAAGTGCGAGCCAAAAACAGCGACATTCCCACAGGAAAAAGTGGTGGCTATCGGCTAATCTATCAATTAGTTTCTCCTGACTGTGTTCTTTTGCTCTTGATAATTGCCAAATCAGATCAAACCGATGTCAGCGTAGAAGAAATTGACGATGCAATTAACAAGGCATAGTCTGTACTAACTTTTCTAGTAACTGCAAAGAACGCTCAATATATTCCCAATGCTCGAAAGTGGCTAGAGCCACGCCATTGATAAAATTAATAAAGGCTCGCTATGAACGGAGAAACGTTGCTCCTAACCCCCCAGTTTCAAACCAAGTCAGAGTAGGGAGGAGACAATAACCACAATTCTTGTGTATGAATATCCATACCTTTCTATTTTGACTACAGTTCTATAGGGCTATCGCCCTCAACTTTTAAAAAAACTGTTCAAACCTATCAGTAGAAACAGTTTTATCCGGTGGCAATTTTGAAAGTACCATCATTGTTAAAAACTGTTAATTGCAGATTGTGGAGTGCTACTTTTAAGTTTTATACCAACCATCACATATCCCCAAAGATAGCCTCCATATCCTCTTGAGTACCTACTCCTTTAATTAGTGATTCTCTCTTAGGCTTAGATTCAAGTTCAGGTAATGATTCAGGTTCAGGCGCAGATAAGGGTTGTGCTTGTGCATAGTTTTGACCGTTCATTATTACAATTTGCTGAGTCGGTCTTTCCAAAAAGAATACCTGACGAATGTAACTAGCGTAGTTCTCTAAAGCATTGCAAGCTTCTAAAGCTATTATCCTTAATTCCTCCTTAGATAAATTACCTTTTTCTCTATATGCAAATGGCAAATAACACATTCGCAAAACTTGCCAAATCAAATCCTTAGACTCACGCGCTCCTTTAGAGTTCAGATACGATAACACTACACCTTCTGGTGTATCTTCTAAGGCTTGAAGCCTCAATTTAAAATCAATAGATTTCTTACGAGGAAGCTGATCGTTATCATTCATTACACTGCTACCTTGCCTTTAAAGTAATTAAACAAACCAAAAATATCAATCAACCGGAACGCTAACGCTTCTTTTTGATGACGCTCAGTTTTTAACTTGTCGAAAGCTGTTTCAACCTGTTCAGTAATATCAGCCCCCCAACAAATAGGAACTATTGGTCTATCTCCAGGCTGCGGCAATCGTGGCAGTTGAGATTTTTCACGCACACCAAAATACTTATTTAACTCCGGCTTCAAATAAACTCCTGCACCACCACAAATAATTACTTCATCTAAATCTCTTGGCAAACACCTATCCAACCATTGCTCTAACTCTTGCCAATATTCCGCACGGGAGCTAGTAATTGCTTCAGTAATCTTTTTAATTTCTGATAAACGAAACTCAGGATCTCTACTTCTAGCTAAACCTTGAATTGCAGCAGTGTTTTCCAGCTTAATTGAGGAGAAATTATCTGGACGATTCATCATCAAATAATCAGCTTGGAAAATTGCCCTAGATAACTCTAGTGGTTTTTGACCACTGGTACGTTCTAATACCTTATCCTCCAACTTCATAAAACCTATTTCTGGACTTTCCCCCTTTACCATTCGACCACCGCTAAACTGCAAAGCTGTTACATTACGATGCCCAAACATCAAAACAGCTAACGTGCGATCGCGAAACCAATCTAATCCTTTCTGCTTAACTCGTACCATTGCCAAACCACTTCCTTCAGGTCGGCATAGGAAATTAGTCAATTTCACTTTTAACGGCTGACCTCTAAAAGTATAATCAGCCAAAATTTTAGTTAACTGATCTTTTAACCTATTTCGATCTTCGTACTCATTCCAAGGCAACAATACCACCAGTTCCAACGTTATATTATTGACATTACGTTTAGTAGAACTGGCTTTATCTATAATCACACCTATTATTGCGGAGGTCTTATAAATTGCTCTTTCATACTTCAATTCTTTTAGTCCGACATCACCAGAAAAATCACGAGCGAAAGAACCTACTAAGTAAATTTGATTTTCCCATTCAACCCATGCTTCATCTTCTGGTCTTGGGCTACCTAATTGTCCTTTACCAGATCTATAGTTTTCTAAAGTTTCTCTTGAAACGGACGCAACCTCTGGTAACATTGTTACTAAATAAGTCTCTTTTATTCCTTCGACCTCGGCAATTACCTTCGTAAGTGATGCACCTGGATCAATTGCAAGTGTTATTTTCACCTAATACTTTCCTCACCCTTCCCCAGTTTTACTAATTTTCGCTCTCAACGCTTCAGCCTCTATCCCCCCAAAGTGATGCTTATTACCCAGTAAAATCTGTAAAAAAGAACAGGAAAATTCAGGAATAAATCAGGACAAACCAGGAAATACCAGGAATTAATCAGAAAATATCAGGACAACCCCAACTTTGCAGCCCTCTATACTACAGAAAATTGCCCTTCCTCTCTAAAATACTTTCCTTTTTTTCCCTACTTTTTCCTTTTTTTTCCTGAATTTTCCTGATCCGCTACACCCCAACAGCAACCGACCCTCAAGCAGTTTTGACCCCGTTTCGATAACCTAAAAAGCAAGGAATACTTTTCTGTATAAATTCTCTATTCATAAAATATTGCACCATTTTCCAGGTTTTTAGCCCTCCTCACCCCCGATAGCCCTCCGTGTCACACATTTGCACTACAAAAAGACGAGTTATCAACTTCTGTAAAACCACTACTTTTCGTGTGACAGGTAGACTACAAGGTAAGCGATCGCACTCCGAAGTCAGGGTATTTTCCTGGTAGAAGTTGTACAAACGCAATAAAAAATATTTATAGACGTTCTATTTATTACAAATAAGGTAAAGGTACAAATAAAAAATGTGACTACCAAATCTAGTTTACTAAATTAGGTTAATACTAATGATAATCGGACAATTTATAGCAATAGCAATATTAAAATAGTGCTATAAGTCATAAAACCTATATATTGTATATAGTTCAAGTTTTTAAATTAGGCTATTATAGTTAAATAAAGTTTTTGAAAAATACTCAAAATTGAGTAAACTAGGTTCGTATTAAGCTTTTTAATTAATAAATAATAGGGACGATTCAAGCTATTAATAAATTAAATAAGAACAAAACTGGACTATGCGATCGCACAACCACACTACCAAATCTTAGCTCATTACTAAACTGCTATATCCCTTGCAAATGCAGCTTTGTGTCAAGCTTTGAGTAGTAAATTTTACTGTTAATAAATGTTTTACACAAGCACCAAAGTGCGCGGTGCTTAATAAAAAGTACCGTGATTGTTGTATCTTTATTCACTGTTGTACAGCATTTATAACTGCCCTATTGCACTACACTTCTAACTGCCCTGTTGCACAGCACTTACAACTGAATTGTTTTTACAGCACAAGGCTAGAAACTACCTTAAGTTAGAGAGTGCGTTCGTTGTTAAGCGAGTAAAATAATCTCTTAAGTACTGACTGTTTATTAGGCATGGCTAAGGAAGCTCGCAACAAAATTGTAAGAATACGGCTAACAAAGAGTGAAAATGACTTAGCCGAACTTATGGCGTTGAACGAGCGGATAACAATCAACGAGTTATTTAGAGAATACACACTCAAAAAAGCAGAACTGGTAGATACTAATACCAAATTGCAGTTCATTGAGAAAACAGCCAAAACCTTATTAAAACTGAATAAGTACATTAAAGACACTTCTCAACCCGAAGAAATTAACAGTCTACTTACTCAAGTAAAAGCAGAATTAATTGAAGCGCGTGCCTTGATTGCTAACCGATCTAATAGTCTTGACGTATGATTAGCAAGATTACTAGAGGTAGCAATTTCAAGGGCTTACTGGATTACTTATTCTCTAAGCCTGGTGCAGAATTACTCGGTGGCAATATAGTAGGAGAAACAGCTTCAGAGTTAGCAAGTCAATTAGAAGAAAGCAGTCTTTTAAGTACTAGAGTTAAAAAACCCGTCTCTCATATTTCTTTAAGCATTCCTCCCACTGATAAGTTAGAAGATGTCGATTGGCTTGACATTGCTGCCTTCTATCTAAAGGCTATGGGCTATGAATGTAATCAATATACGGTCATTCGTCATAGTGATAGAGAACACGATCATATTCACATTGCAGCTTGCAAAGTAAGGATAGATACAGGCAAATGTGTAGACGATGATTGGGACTATCGAAGAAGTGAAGCAGTTGTTAAAAAACTTGAGGAAGATTACAATTTAACACCTTCACCTAGTAGTCAAGATAAAGACAGACGTTCACCCACTACCGGAGAACGTAGATTACTCGCGCGTACTGGAGAAGATAGTGTACGAGTAAAACTGCAAGATACTATTGACGAATTATGCAGTCAACAACCAACGATGCCAGAACTGATCGACCTCCTCAAAGACCAGGGCATTGACGTACAAGTTAAGGAAACTGTTAACGGATCAATGGGCATTTCCTATAAGCTTGATGAGATTGCTTTTACTGGTAGTAAATTGGGTAGAGCTTATACTTTCAATGGATTACAGAAGTATCGCAACGTAGAATATGACCCTGAACATGATAACGATGCGATCGCATTCGCTTCTAGTCGTCCACCAGTTATGACCAGTCAGAACTCAAGCACAACTGACTCAACTGAAGGTGATGATGATGACAACGAGACTATTGGTGCGATCGCTCCAAGTAACCAGGAAGTTGAGTTACCAGGGCAACTACCATTACTGCCAGAATTAGAGCTTGAACTAGAAAGTGATAAAGCTGCTAATAGTGATAATGATGATGAAACTGCAACAGCTAGTAGTGATAAAACTGCTAATAAAGATGATGAAAAATTAAATTACACTGATCTTTTTGCTGTTCCAGATGATTTTGATAAAGAGTTCCTTGAAAATCGCGCACGTGAAATACGAGAACAAGTAAGAGAAAAACAAGCAGCAGAACAGGCACGTCGTACAGCCGAAGCAATAGAGTATAGACGTGCAGAGGAACAACGGATCAATAATATTTACAAAGAAAATATCAATAATCCCATCTTCAATGAGTTGATACCAGATGAAGTGAAAGCTTTGTTTGAGGAAAGTATTGCACGAGAAAACATGGGCGCTAACGCTCCCAATGAGTTGCAATTAAATGATGCTACCGCACCATTACAAGCCTCAAATCTTACCCATGAAACTGCTCCAAGTGATTTAAGTGACCAAACTGCTCCAAGTGTTCTAAGTGTTCAACATGAAACTACTAATCGTGATCTAAGTGTTCAACATGAAACTACTAATCGTGATTTAACTGTTCAACATGAAACTACTCCAACTGATTTAACTGTTCCAACTGTTCCAACTGCACAAACTGAGTTAGACCAGGATGATGAAGAAGTAATAAATGTCGATCCAATTGAGGAAAATTGGGAACCACTGCGATCGCACTTAATCGAACAATACTGCTTGCCTCCATCCCTCCTCGATGCGCTGCACGAAACAGAGCGGCTGTATGCAAATGTTGATGGCATGGCAGTATTCAGTTTGCGTACTTTAGACAATATTGAAACAGGCGTGTGGGTACTTAACCCATCAACTGAAGAGGATAAATGGGTGGATTTAATACTAGAACCAGAAGTTGAGGAAGAAGTAAACGGAGAACCTGCAATATTTTGGATAAGTTCGTTAGGTGACGCACCTAATGATAAAGCCATCATCACTCAAGACCCAATCGAAACTATTTCTTATGTAGCGTTAGATCCTAGTTTCGAGCAAAACAATACTATATATATCAGTGCTTTTGGTGTAGACTCGCTCCCTATAAAATCTCTACAGCAGCTTAAATCCAACGTTGTAGTCAGTTTTAAAGGTGATGAAGAAGGTATTGAATTACGAAACGAACTAGCAATCGCTTTACCTAAAAGTCAAAAAATGGAACTGGATGAAGCTGGTTGGAACGGAATGCTAAAAGAGCGATCGCAACAAGTAGAACAGATACAACTTATGGCGCAATACCAGTCACAGCAAGAATCACAGATGGAATTATAACGTCAAAACGAGAGTGACGCGGTACTTTCCACCTGTAGAAATTTCCAAGGAATTAAATCCAAAATTTTAATTCCTTGGAAAAATCTGAGGTAGTTATTTACCTTGTCGTCATACAGAATTATTACATTATGTAACTTTTTTCTAAGGAATTAAATCATGCAATTGTTTAAGGTTTGAAGTGGGTACAATTGTTTAAAGTTAAAAGTGGCTTCAACTGTTTAATCTTTCAAGTGGAAAAAGACTTTTTCGTTGGCTCTGCGATAGCAGATTTGTAGTTTTAACTGTCTCTAACATTAACTAACAATCTCGCGACAAAAAGCCGCTAGGCTATCCTTAAACAGCCAAAGATTCTAATATTATTTTAATTAATTCTTGTCTAAAGCACTACTAACGTAGTGCCTTAAAAAAAGTAACGTGATTGTTGAAATTCTTTATTACTGTTAGATTGCACTTGTTGACGACACTGCAACTAATCACTTTACTTTCTCACTAAAGTTACACTGTTGCTGCTGTAATTACTGTATACACAACTGTTAGAAGTGAACTTAACTACAAAAGTTTAAAGTAAAAAGTGATAATTCTACAGCATTAGTTAAAAAAAAGTTGCATCTGTATTCCAAATCACTACAAAGAATTAGGCAATGATTTTATACTTGAGATTTAGCACTGATTAGAAATGAAGAAGGAGCTAGGCTGTTGCTCAAACTACTGGCTACAGTAATTACCTTATTTACCGTAGCGACTACATCTGTTACTTCTGTAACTGCTCAAAACAATAATCCGATTGTTCGTGGTCAATACTTGGTTGAACAAGTCGCCATGTGTGCTGACTGCCATTCTCCACGTAATGAGCAAGGAGAATTTGATCGTGTCCACTGGCTACAGGGTGCGCCGATTGGATTCAAACCTATTTTTCCCATGCCAGCTTGGGCAGAGATGGCACCTTCAATTGCTGGTATTGGCAATGAAGGTTCAACGCAGGAAGAAGAAGCTGTTGTCAAACTGTTAGAGACAGGACTGAACTCCCAAGGGATGCCAGCACGCCCACCCATGCCAACTTACAGGCTGTCACACTCCGATGCTGTGGCGGTTGTCGCTTATCTCAAATCCTTAAACAGCAATTGAGAATAGTATGAAATGCGAAAGCACAAGTTAAAAAGACCGAGCGAATGAACTCTCAGAAATGAAAAGTGAACTCACACCAGAATTAACGTGAAAAAAACTGGACTTGTTGACGATAGTGCGTAGTGCGATAGCGAAGCGCTGACTTGTCAGTTCGCACACTGAATACTAATCAAATGTTTGATTAGCACAAAACTCTTGTTCTGATTGGAAAT
Coding sequences within it:
- a CDS encoding ParM/StbA family protein → MKITLAIDPGASLTKVIAEVEGIKETYLVTMLPEVASVSRETLENYRSGKGQLGSPRPEDEAWVEWENQIYLVGSFARDFSGDVGLKELKYERAIYKTSAIIGVIIDKASSTKRNVNNITLELVVLLPWNEYEDRNRLKDQLTKILADYTFRGQPLKVKLTNFLCRPEGSGLAMVRVKQKGLDWFRDRTLAVLMFGHRNVTALQFSGGRMVKGESPEIGFMKLEDKVLERTSGQKPLELSRAIFQADYLMMNRPDNFSSIKLENTAAIQGLARSRDPEFRLSEIKKITEAITSSRAEYWQELEQWLDRCLPRDLDEVIICGGAGVYLKPELNKYFGVREKSQLPRLPQPGDRPIVPICWGADITEQVETAFDKLKTERHQKEALAFRLIDIFGLFNYFKGKVAV
- a CDS encoding relaxase/mobilization nuclease domain-containing protein → MISKITRGSNFKGLLDYLFSKPGAELLGGNIVGETASELASQLEESSLLSTRVKKPVSHISLSIPPTDKLEDVDWLDIAAFYLKAMGYECNQYTVIRHSDREHDHIHIAACKVRIDTGKCVDDDWDYRRSEAVVKKLEEDYNLTPSPSSQDKDRRSPTTGERRLLARTGEDSVRVKLQDTIDELCSQQPTMPELIDLLKDQGIDVQVKETVNGSMGISYKLDEIAFTGSKLGRAYTFNGLQKYRNVEYDPEHDNDAIAFASSRPPVMTSQNSSTTDSTEGDDDDNETIGAIAPSNQEVELPGQLPLLPELELELESDKAANSDNDDETATASSDKTANKDDEKLNYTDLFAVPDDFDKEFLENRAREIREQVREKQAAEQARRTAEAIEYRRAEEQRINNIYKENINNPIFNELIPDEVKALFEESIARENMGANAPNELQLNDATAPLQASNLTHETAPSDLSDQTAPSVLSVQHETTNRDLSVQHETTNRDLTVQHETTPTDLTVPTVPTAQTELDQDDEEVINVDPIEENWEPLRSHLIEQYCLPPSLLDALHETERLYANVDGMAVFSLRTLDNIETGVWVLNPSTEEDKWVDLILEPEVEEEVNGEPAIFWISSLGDAPNDKAIITQDPIETISYVALDPSFEQNNTIYISAFGVDSLPIKSLQQLKSNVVVSFKGDEEGIELRNELAIALPKSQKMELDEAGWNGMLKERSQQVEQIQLMAQYQSQQESQMEL
- a CDS encoding plasmid replication protein, CyRepA1 family; translated protein: MTKFTPTRRGNNCPICGDSSGDCRIVDKIVLCHTGIDSDAGITGWKYLHNDKSGIWGVYVPDTGTNEQGKSWQDVAEERNQRRQREREQQQAKSLPASERNKHYRAIAKKLTLSQKHRQHLLEHRGLTIAEIDFAYQQGWIRTWIPGQEVFGISANLAGVSTGLGFKQSLVGVDGFTIAACDIDGNITGHQIATDDREKFAKYIWLSSASKGGSSPHLPSGELPLFVWKHPECKVISEVQFAEGGVKSLIVALKLWSQGRTDIVVVGAAGGNFAGSPELLKTVLDRIVSPKCLLYPDAGAIVNPHIMIQYRKLYHLLLECGIDLNVAWWGQVDKNHPDIDEKPADVKVKIITFTDFDDLAPRNDFHVSSEKQTYYCFDCGESGNAIHFLMEIGKQSFTDTVLKLAEKHQIPIAWDTDKPNRVARETIELVKSKTDIVETISEHLTLYSRGKNFQGNCPFHNSETHGERHKERASIEEPDPVEYEAYNKKLEDEEKGEEAYQQDQQRQWREQYHDRAKHAWNKAKRFTPTHKINSKYFDFPIPEAGYLTAVKSGLGSGKTEWLRRAVELLPDEGWVALGYRNSLLLQSSERWNFSHLHIHKAFLLIKDPRCKIACCVDSLGHFEPEDFDDKNLILDEVMSIIKHLLYGSTIKDRRTQILDKFTEAVRRAKRVFILDGMLADWAVNYIQQLRGDDKVTKIDNEYKREPLNINFYLGTSKLDQLRPNDKSPLVSRIRRSVEPICICADSQVFCEAIEEILIDAGMEGIRIDGKTISDAKSKDFLKNPNAWIEKNRPDYVILSPTAESGVDISILGHFKDQYCFFFGVIDVDSMLQFLGRIRDIATQRWIWCAEFGLDDNEGMRSPFPSQVEKALQQFLIEDGLRVIEGLDNSDALAKLLQDIVEANKSIHHKVFTSLKATDNYERFNLRACLLESLQKAGHNVIEFTGNHNDDAAFRYKEASEEVKQQTSADIFYSDNIDAEQAETISRNYSATWEDRCKVMKAQLLKRLPGIEATERWFPEFIYKVRYEDRNFINKCQLYWLLTHPEAALLQQRERWHWFIKQEKVFLGDFRSDFSKVWALQQLGILELIESKNVWSDESPELLELVKRGKDKKVASALGMSVGQSTPTAYLRRVCRLIGVKLKHDRKRKNKKQITLVSIYQPALHDPDRLVILECIDRRLQKYVTGEIPVMDWGLTPTQPNCHTPVMATVAENETAPKTPVNQPQTQIEQKLQPVQVFPDMYNKHSKTCTANEETITPQLAQKEELTIEEELEVEDCLSILNPVDNEELLHDREFHLSMMAELKGLSQRIKCAFWSRLPNWRRLQLKQWQMGHA
- a CDS encoding type II toxin-antitoxin system RelE family toxin, which produces MVEVRFTQTFKRRLKALSKRYRQIQQDIQPIIDELQNGQFIGDQISGTDFTVFKVRAKNSDIPTGKSGGYRLIYQLVSPDCVLLLLIIAKSDQTDVSVEEIDDAINKA